A genome region from Crossiella equi includes the following:
- a CDS encoding DUF6247 family protein, giving the protein MEEPVMVAKTGPAVREALDGENRAAFEQEFRQALEAARETFDLAPLSAVVWKWWRLAQTEANYDPALDEEIDRYRNGDESLLHPAPGDEKGDAP; this is encoded by the coding sequence ATGGAGGAACCGGTCATGGTGGCCAAGACCGGGCCCGCGGTCCGGGAGGCGCTCGACGGGGAGAACCGCGCCGCGTTCGAGCAGGAGTTCCGGCAGGCCCTGGAAGCGGCCCGCGAGACCTTCGACCTGGCCCCGCTCTCGGCCGTCGTCTGGAAGTGGTGGCGACTGGCGCAGACGGAGGCCAACTACGACCCCGCACTGGACGAGGAGATCGACCGCTACCGCAACGGCGACGAGTCGCTGCTGCACCCGGCACCCGGTGACGAGAAGGGCGACGCGCCATGA
- a CDS encoding FecCD family ABC transporter permease, with translation MSTTETPARRVLRSRGGAVSLRLHARSAVVTAATAVLLLVVGVLTLTIGEYEMTVSQVLAALFGEGGKAARYVIVEFRLPRWLTGLLVGAALAVAGAIMQSLSRNPLASPDFIGFTTGAATGGILVIIAGGGAGLLAFGALGGGALTALLMYLLAFTRGVHGSRLVLVGIGVNAVLVAVNSYLISRADLRDGLAAQAWLTGSLNSRGWEHVLLVALALALLLPVAFACARRLGMLEMGEEAASALGVPVRPTRALLMVVSVALAAVTVAAAGPVAFVALMAPQLARRTTKAATVALVPTALLGALIVSLSDFAAQRFFSPAAVPVGVMTAAVGGVFLAWLLANEWRGR, from the coding sequence GTGAGCACCACCGAGACCCCCGCCCGCCGGGTCCTGCGCAGCCGCGGCGGCGCGGTGTCCCTGCGCCTGCACGCCCGCAGTGCCGTCGTCACCGCCGCCACCGCCGTGCTGCTGCTCGTGGTCGGCGTGCTCACGCTGACCATCGGCGAGTACGAGATGACCGTCTCGCAGGTCCTGGCCGCCCTGTTCGGCGAGGGCGGCAAGGCCGCGCGGTACGTCATCGTCGAGTTCCGCCTGCCCCGCTGGCTCACCGGCCTGCTCGTGGGCGCCGCGCTCGCGGTCGCGGGCGCGATCATGCAGAGCCTGTCCCGCAACCCGCTGGCCAGCCCGGACTTCATCGGCTTCACCACCGGCGCGGCCACCGGCGGCATCCTGGTCATCATCGCCGGGGGCGGCGCCGGGCTGCTGGCCTTCGGCGCGCTCGGCGGCGGGGCGCTCACCGCGCTGCTGATGTACCTGCTCGCCTTCACCCGGGGCGTGCACGGCTCGCGCCTGGTCCTGGTCGGCATCGGCGTCAACGCCGTCCTGGTCGCGGTCAACTCCTACCTGATCAGCCGCGCCGACCTGCGCGACGGCCTGGCCGCCCAGGCCTGGCTCACCGGCAGCCTGAACAGCCGGGGCTGGGAGCACGTGCTGCTGGTGGCCCTCGCCCTGGCCCTGCTGCTGCCCGTGGCCTTCGCCTGCGCCCGCCGCCTGGGCATGCTGGAGATGGGCGAGGAGGCGGCCAGCGCCCTCGGCGTGCCGGTGCGGCCCACCCGCGCCCTGCTCATGGTGGTCAGCGTGGCCCTGGCGGCCGTCACGGTCGCCGCCGCCGGGCCCGTCGCGTTCGTCGCGCTGATGGCCCCGCAGCTGGCGCGCCGCACCACCAAGGCCGCCACCGTGGCACTGGTGCCCACCGCGCTGCTGGGTGCCCTGATCGTGTCGCTCAGCGACTTCGCGGCACAACGGTTCTTCTCCCCGGCCGCCGTGCCGGTCGGGGTCATGACGGCGGCGGTCGGCGGGGTCTTCCTCGCCTGGCTGCTGGCCAACGAATGGCGAGGAAGGTAG
- a CDS encoding FecCD family ABC transporter permease, with amino-acid sequence MGSGGQVARGAGLVASVGVLVVVCLLSVAIGARSIPLGEVWAALWASDGSTEALVVHDLRIPRTLLGLGVGAALGLAGALMQALTRNPLADPGLLGVNFGASAAVVVAIGWFGVGGAGGYVWFAFGGAALASVVVFVLGTAGRRAATPERMVLAGVAVTAVLSAFISTVILIDPQTFDSFRYWSVGALAGRRLETVYQLAPFFLAGVVLSLGLARALNAVALGEEAGRALGANIGRTRALGALGVTLLCGAATAAAGPISFVGLAVPHMVRGFTGPDQRWVLPYSMVLSPVLLLAADILGRVVLAPAELEVGVVTAFLGAPVFIALVRRRKLVAA; translated from the coding sequence TTGGGGTCGGGTGGGCAGGTTGCCCGGGGTGCGGGGCTGGTGGCCTCGGTGGGTGTGCTCGTGGTGGTGTGCCTGCTGAGCGTGGCCATCGGCGCCCGGAGCATTCCCCTGGGTGAGGTGTGGGCGGCCCTGTGGGCCTCTGACGGGTCCACCGAGGCCCTGGTGGTCCACGATCTGCGCATCCCCCGCACGCTGCTGGGGCTCGGGGTCGGGGCCGCGCTCGGGCTGGCCGGGGCGCTCATGCAGGCGCTGACCCGCAACCCCCTCGCCGATCCCGGGCTGCTCGGGGTCAACTTCGGGGCCTCGGCCGCCGTGGTCGTGGCCATCGGGTGGTTCGGGGTGGGCGGTGCCGGTGGTTACGTGTGGTTCGCCTTCGGCGGGGCCGCGCTCGCCTCGGTGGTCGTCTTCGTCCTCGGCACCGCCGGGCGGCGGGCCGCCACGCCGGAGCGGATGGTGCTCGCCGGGGTCGCGGTGACCGCCGTGCTCAGCGCGTTCATCTCCACCGTGATCCTCATCGACCCGCAGACCTTCGACAGCTTCCGGTACTGGTCGGTCGGCGCGCTCGCCGGGCGGCGGCTGGAGACGGTCTACCAGCTCGCGCCGTTCTTCCTGGCCGGGGTGGTGCTGTCGCTGGGCCTGGCCCGCGCGCTCAACGCCGTCGCCCTCGGCGAGGAGGCCGGGCGGGCGCTCGGTGCCAACATCGGGCGCACCCGCGCGCTCGGGGCCCTCGGCGTCACGCTGCTGTGCGGGGCCGCCACCGCCGCCGCCGGGCCCATCAGCTTCGTCGGCCTGGCCGTACCGCACATGGTGCGCGGGTTCACCGGGCCCGACCAGCGCTGGGTGCTGCCCTACTCGATGGTGCTCTCGCCCGTGCTGCTGCTCGCCGCCGACATCCTCGGCCGCGTTGTGCTCGCCCCCGCGGAGCTGGAGGTCGGTGTGGTCACCGCGTTCCTCGGCGCGCCCGTGTTCATCGCGCTGGTGCGGCGCCGGAAGCTGGTGGCCGCGTGA